Genomic segment of Geminocystis herdmanii PCC 6308:
TCTCCTTTGTATCGTTTTCAAAATCTCGATCGACTGGGAACATATTTGTTTGCAGATGATGCTGAAAGACAAGATATTCTCAACAAATTTCCCCAATTTAAAGAAGAAGGCTACGCTTTCAATGTCAGTAAAACCGACGATGATGATTTAATCGTCTTTAATCGTTTTCGCAATACTGCCGTTTCTGGTACATATCTTTATGCAGGAGAAGCAGAAAGTCGAAATATTCGTCAAAAATTCCCCCAATTTATCGAGGAGGGAGTTGCATTTTATGCCTACGACAAAGACGCTAATCGAGGAGTTGATATTTACCGTATGCAAAATACCCAACAACCCGGCACATATATTTTTGTGGGAGAAGATGAAAAAAATAGTATTTTACAAAACTTCCCTCAATTTAAACTAGAAGGTGTTGCCTTTGAAGTTTTAGTATAACTTTTCTCTTGCTTCCTATCTCTCTTAGAAGGAAGCAACCCCTCACAATCCCATCAAAAATTTATGAGTCAAAATATCAATATCACCATCAACGGTGAATTAAAAAATTGTCCTTCCAATTTATCATTACCCGATTTATTAGACTTATTTGGCTTCAATCCTCGTTTGATTGCCCTAGAATATAACGGTGAAATCCTCCATCGTCAATACTGGAATACTACCACTATCAAAGAACTCGATCGACTGGAAGTAGTTACCATAGTCGGAGGAGGGTAATTAGGGTCTGCTGAATAAGTCAGAAAACTATAAAAATCAAGGGTTTAGGCATAATACATTAACCAAAAAGTGCGCCGTTTTGAGGATTTTTATTCAAAAATTCGACACTTTTGACCTTACTTTTTAAAATACAACTATACTCATTCTATCTATCAACAGCATCAAAACCTTGATGTTTCAGTATTTCTCCTATCTCCTGTCTCCTGACTCCTCTCTCCTATCCTCATCAAAATACTTTTTCAGCAAACCCTAATATGTAACTTAATGCTTTAAAGTGATTAAAAATTGCGATCGAATTACCATCGGTGAGACATTATCCGATAATCAACAATTAGGCTTAGAATTAGTCTCTAAATTTAGTGGCGGTAGAGATGTAGTTTTTGCCGTTGATTTAACCCAGAGTGTGAGTTTGGATGAGGAAGGTAGAGTCAGACTAACACAAATTGTACAGGATAGTTTAAATAAGGGCGATCGAGTTTATATTGTACCCTTTTCTTCTCAAGTTAATCCGACTAATCCCGATATTAACCCTATTTCCATGGAAAATGCCATTATCTTCGCTAATCCGAAAGAAGATATTGAGAGAATTATTGAGCAAATTCCCCTCAGTGCGAATCTTAACGAGAAAAATACCGATATTCACCAAGCAGAGCATTTTATTTACCAAAATTTAGCCCATATTAATCAAAAACGTCTTTGTGAGAATCAACCTATTAAACATCAATCCGTAGTGTGGTTAACGGATGCACCTTTAAAAACCGAAGCGGGTATCACTTCTGATGTCTGGGTAGAAACGCCCTATAATAGCCCCTATCGTAATTCTAACAGTCCAGAGAGTCTCGATCGAGCCAACTGGTTAAATCATCTTCCTCTCAACTCTCGTAGCAAGAATATTAGCAATTATCAACTCACTGTTGTTGATATTAAACCCACTGTACAAGAATTTTGTACTCCAGCCCCCGGCGGAAAAGAAACTTGTGTAGTAAATAGTTATATCGCTAGTCAATTATGGCTACCTACTACCATTTTATCCCTCATTATTCTTAGCTTATTGGGAGGAGGAATTTTTTGGTGGAGATATATTAATAGTATTAGTAAGCCTTTGAAATTATCGATCGAAATTAATAATAATGATGACAAAGAAATCAAATATTTAAAAAATCAAAATAGTCTAGCCATTGGGGAGGATATAGAATGTTTTGGCGGAGAAATCAGAGGTTATTTAAAACGAGAAGGCAATAAACTTTTTATCGAGCCG
This window contains:
- the thiS gene encoding sulfur carrier protein ThiS, which produces MSQNINITINGELKNCPSNLSLPDLLDLFGFNPRLIALEYNGEILHRQYWNTTTIKELDRLEVVTIVGGG
- a CDS encoding vWA domain-containing protein codes for the protein MIKNCDRITIGETLSDNQQLGLELVSKFSGGRDVVFAVDLTQSVSLDEEGRVRLTQIVQDSLNKGDRVYIVPFSSQVNPTNPDINPISMENAIIFANPKEDIERIIEQIPLSANLNEKNTDIHQAEHFIYQNLAHINQKRLCENQPIKHQSVVWLTDAPLKTEAGITSDVWVETPYNSPYRNSNSPESLDRANWLNHLPLNSRSKNISNYQLTVVDIKPTVQEFCTPAPGGKETCVVNSYIASQLWLPTTILSLIILSLLGGGIFWWRYINSISKPLKLSIEINNNDDKEIKYLKNQNSLAIGEDIECFGGEIRGYLKREGNKLFIEPNNTLPIIYRGRELRQKQLIEGNIIRLNLPYNDRDFEIKIIVSKN